In the genome of Quercus robur chromosome 3, dhQueRobu3.1, whole genome shotgun sequence, one region contains:
- the LOC126717121 gene encoding disease resistance-like protein DSC1, with amino-acid sequence MPESRVTLDKLFKRVQCKNLTYMNFNFNQYIRELPDLLSVTPNVKKLDLQSCKKLVKIHDSVGYLDKLESWDLWGCNELQILPSCIVMKSLKYLYLNYCKRVKRFPDIPQEMENLKFLSLGHTAIRELPPSIENLTGLERLEIGSSFYSCQLPSSIYKLQHLRKLLLFGNVKFPKDVGIGRQAAACNSYCGFSKYCFPKLNFLKKLTSYFTHSEKCLLSGSKDLNLRESIIRFNRLNWLLIQDSKFLKKIPKLPESIRQVDATNCISLNSESLRKLILQFGRISGLSPNMKCSGVKHRVLMDSHSHRNLSNQIDCSSRVSYSKFIAIQDESFPTLGTYLFDFGERYYIKVPGKKIPNWINHQSIESSISFWVGPEFPSIAVCVALHLIPLKDSYANNDKHGSIRDDRISCLFHIHISTDSRKRRLMVTQRFYGLKCDHLWFRGEPHGRLQREFGDLMQGDRNHVEISCKITHWVSRYGKYAPVIARMGVHVECVCPPQNSVIIQHNSQNVADDTELLAPLLSQNGSHTDSDAGDTSSSSSP; translated from the exons ATGCCAGAAAGTCGAGTTACATTGGACAAGCTTTTCAAg AGGGTACAATGCAAAAACTTGACATATatgaatttcaatttcaatcaaTACATTAGGGAATTACCCGACTTATTGAGTGTCACCCCAAATGTAAAGAAATTGGATCTCCAAAGTTGTAAAAAATTAGTCAAGATTCATGACTCTGTTGGATATCTTGATAAGCTTGAAAGCTGGGACCTCTGGGGTTGCAATGAACTTCAAATTCTTCCAAGTTGTATTGTGATGAAatctcttaaatatttatatcttAATTATTGCAAAAGGGTTAAAAGGTTCCCCGATATTCCACAagaaatggaaaatttaaagtttttaagTCTGGGACACACTGCTATTAGAGAGCTTCCTCCATCAATTGAGAATCTCACTGGGCTTGAGCGATTAGAAATAGGTTCCAGTTTCTATTCGTGTCAACTTCCTAGTAGCATTTATAAATTGCAACATCTTCGCAAGCTCTTGCTTTTTGGTAATGTCAAATTTCCAAAGGACGTGGGGATTGGTAGACAAGCAGCAGCGTGCAATTCTTACTGtggcttttcaaaatattgttttccaaagttgaattttctaaaaaagttGACTTCTTACTTCACCCACTCAGAAAAATGTTTATTATCAGGGAGTAAAGATTTGAACCTCAGAGAAAGCATTATCAGATTCAATAGATTAAATTGGCTTCTAATTCAGGATTCCAAGTTCcttaagaaaattccaaagctTCCAGAAAGTATAAGACAAGTAGATGCAACAAATTGCATCTCGTTGAATTCAGAATCattaagaaaattaatcctTCAG TTTGGAAGAATTTCAGGGCTTTCACCAAATATGAAATGTTCAGGTGTGAAACACAGAGTATTAATGGATTCGCATTCACATCGCAATTTATCGAATCAGATTGATTGCTCTTCCCGGGTCTCCTACTCCAAGTTCATCGCAATTCAAGATGAGTCCTTTCCCACTCTAGGTACGTATCTGTTTGATTTTGGAGAGAGATATTATATTAAAGTACCAGGAAAGAAGATTCCGAATTGGATCAATCATCAAAGCATTGAAAGTTCCATATCGTTCTGGGTTGGTCCTGAGTTTCCATCAATTGCTGTTTGTGTTGCTCTTCATCTAATTCCGTTGAAGGATAGTTACGCTAATAATGATAAACACGGTTCTATTCGTGATGATCGTATCAGTTGTCTTTTTCATATCCACATTTCTACCGATAGTCGTAAGCGACGTCTCATGGTTACGCAGCGTTTTTATGGATTGAAGTGTGATCATCTGTGGTTTCGCGGAGAACCTCACGGCCGATTACAGAGGGAATTCGGAGACTTGATGCAAGGTGATCGGAATCATGTTGAGATTTCATGTAAAATCACTCATTGGGTAAGTAGATACGGAAAATACGCTCCTGTGATTGCAAGGATGGGAGTACATGTGGAATGCGTATGTCCTCCTCAGAATTCCGTTATCATCCAACACAATTCTCAAAATGTTGCTGACGACACAGAGCTGCTCGCACCTTTACTATCACAAAATGGTTCACATACGGACTCAGACGCAGGAGACACTTCAAGCTCCTCTAGTCCCTGA
- the LOC126717122 gene encoding L10-interacting MYB domain-containing protein-like isoform X2, producing the protein MDCYLIDVMLEEVHKGKKIDYTFNNQAWIDMFMLFRERFSLQHDKDFLKSRYRSLEKQYFDMKNLLEQRRFSWDETQQMVTAFDDVWDAYVKEHPDAKPYRIMPISNYNDLCLIYGNPASDEWCNEVRQDLGCNGFEFFEGARLNNNYHQRTDWTPSMDRYFIDLMLEQVRNGSMVDQKFNKLAWSDMIAKFSAEFGSQHDKDVLKSRFMNLRKRFNDMKTLLDQSGFSWNEMQQIICAEDDVWDAYVKVHPDARTYRNRTLPNVNNLFLIYGNDNTGQRQNYSGHSMDAEDYELGVNIGEENYQSPANNDPLRINWTREMDRYFIDLMLEQLHRGNKIGRTYNAQAWTWMNATFSKKFGFLCGKNVLEDQYWSLRKEYTDITDTLNHNGFAWDGIHQTMTADDDVWEAYIKDHPDAVTYRDKILGDYCDLCLIYGNESQHGRSSYFDVKMEINTDTLGMGIYDIIGDTQSPITEFEISHLRRKRKSTSSSTSGCIQKSSDNHQERDTRGS; encoded by the exons ATGGACTGTTATCTCATAGATGTAATGCTAGAGGAAGTGCATAAGGGGAAGAAGATTGATTACACTTTCAACAATCAAGCATGGATAGATATGTTTATGTTGTTCAGGGAACGATTCTCATTACAACATGACAAAGATTTTCTGAAAAGTCGTTATAGAAGTTTGGAAAAGCAGTACTTTGATATGAAAAATCTTCTTGAACAGAGACGATTTTCATGGGATGAAACACAGCAAATGGTCACAGCTTTTGATGATGTTTGGGATGCATATGTGAAG GAACACCCAGATGCAAAACCATACCGAATTATGCCGATATCAAATTATAATGACTTGTGCTTGATTTATGGAAATCCAGCTTCTGATGAATGGTGTAATGAAGTGCGTCAAGATCTAGGATGTAACGGTTTTG AATTCTTTGAAGGTGCCAGACTTAACAATAACTATCACCAAAGAACTGATTGGACACCATCGATGGACCGATATTTTATTGATCTAATGTTAGAGCAAGTTCGCAATGGAAGTATGGTTGATCAAAAATTCAACAAGCTAGCTTGGAGTGATATGATTGCAAAGTTTAGTGCAGAATTTGGGTCTCAGCATGACAAAGATGTCCTAAAAAGTCGTTTTATGAACTTGAGGAAGCGGTTCAATGATATGAAAACTCTACTTGACCAGAGTGGTTTTTCTTGGAATGAAATGCAACAGATTATATGTGCTGAAGATGATGTCTGGGATGCTTATGTTAAG GTACATCCTGATGCAAGAACATACCGCAATAGAACTCTCCCAAATGTCAacaatttgtttttgatatatggAAATGACAACACTGGGCAAAGGCAAAATTACTCTGGTCACTCTATGGATGCTGAGGACTATGAGCTGGGAGTAAAtattg GTGAAGAGAATTACCAGTCCCCTGCTAATAATGATCCTCTGAGGATAAATTGGACAAGGGAAATGGACCGTTATTTTATTGACCTTATGTTAGAACAGTTGCACAGAGGGAATAAGATTGGTCGTACGTACAATGCTCAAGCTTGGACCTGGATGAATGCAacatttagtaaaaaatttggaTTCCTTTGTGGTAAAAATGTACTAGAAGATCAGTATTGGAGCTTGAGGAAAGAGTATACAGACATCACAGATACCCTCAATCATAATGGCTTTGCTTGGGATGGAATTCACCAAACAATGACAGCTGATGATGATGTTTGGGAAGCTTATATCAAG GATCATCCAGATGCAGTTACATACAGAGATAAGATCTTGGGTGATTATTGTGATTTGTGCTTGATTTATGGTAATGAAAGTCAGCATGGTAGATCAAGTTATTTCGATGTAAAAATGGAGATCAACACCGACACCCTGGGGATGGGGATTTACGATATAATTGGAGATACACAATCTCCAATTACGGAGTTTGAAATATCTCATCTGAGAAGAAAGCGAAAATCTACTTCTTCATCAACCTCAGGATGTATCCAAAAAAGTTCGGATAACCATCAAGAAAGAGACACAAGAGGCAGTTGA
- the LOC126717122 gene encoding L10-interacting MYB domain-containing protein-like isoform X3, translating into MDCYLIDVMLEEVHKGKKIDYTFNNQAWIDMFMLFRERFSLQHDKDFLKSRYRSLEKQYFDMKNLLEQRRFSWDETQQMVTAFDDVWDAYVKEHPDAKPYRIMPISNYNDLCLIYGNPASDEWCNEVRQDLGCNGFGARLNNNYHQRTDWTPSMDRYFIDLMLEQVRNGSMVDQKFNKLAWSDMIAKFSAEFGSQHDKDVLKSRFMNLRKRFNDMKTLLDQSGFSWNEMQQIICAEDDVWDAYVKVHPDARTYRNRTLPNVNNLFLIYGNDNTGQRQNYSGHSMDAEDYELGVNIVVGEENYQSPANNDPLRINWTREMDRYFIDLMLEQLHRGNKIGRTYNAQAWTWMNATFSKKFGFLCGKNVLEDQYWSLRKEYTDITDTLNHNGFAWDGIHQTMTADDDVWEAYIKDHPDAVTYRDKILGDYCDLCLIYGNESQHGRSSYFDVKMEINTDTLGMGIYDIIGDTQSPITEFEISHLRRKRKSTSSSTSGCIQKSSDNHQERDTRGS; encoded by the exons ATGGACTGTTATCTCATAGATGTAATGCTAGAGGAAGTGCATAAGGGGAAGAAGATTGATTACACTTTCAACAATCAAGCATGGATAGATATGTTTATGTTGTTCAGGGAACGATTCTCATTACAACATGACAAAGATTTTCTGAAAAGTCGTTATAGAAGTTTGGAAAAGCAGTACTTTGATATGAAAAATCTTCTTGAACAGAGACGATTTTCATGGGATGAAACACAGCAAATGGTCACAGCTTTTGATGATGTTTGGGATGCATATGTGAAG GAACACCCAGATGCAAAACCATACCGAATTATGCCGATATCAAATTATAATGACTTGTGCTTGATTTATGGAAATCCAGCTTCTGATGAATGGTGTAATGAAGTGCGTCAAGATCTAGGATGTAACGGTTTTG GTGCCAGACTTAACAATAACTATCACCAAAGAACTGATTGGACACCATCGATGGACCGATATTTTATTGATCTAATGTTAGAGCAAGTTCGCAATGGAAGTATGGTTGATCAAAAATTCAACAAGCTAGCTTGGAGTGATATGATTGCAAAGTTTAGTGCAGAATTTGGGTCTCAGCATGACAAAGATGTCCTAAAAAGTCGTTTTATGAACTTGAGGAAGCGGTTCAATGATATGAAAACTCTACTTGACCAGAGTGGTTTTTCTTGGAATGAAATGCAACAGATTATATGTGCTGAAGATGATGTCTGGGATGCTTATGTTAAG GTACATCCTGATGCAAGAACATACCGCAATAGAACTCTCCCAAATGTCAacaatttgtttttgatatatggAAATGACAACACTGGGCAAAGGCAAAATTACTCTGGTCACTCTATGGATGCTGAGGACTATGAGCTGGGAGTAAAtattg TTGTAGGTGAAGAGAATTACCAGTCCCCTGCTAATAATGATCCTCTGAGGATAAATTGGACAAGGGAAATGGACCGTTATTTTATTGACCTTATGTTAGAACAGTTGCACAGAGGGAATAAGATTGGTCGTACGTACAATGCTCAAGCTTGGACCTGGATGAATGCAacatttagtaaaaaatttggaTTCCTTTGTGGTAAAAATGTACTAGAAGATCAGTATTGGAGCTTGAGGAAAGAGTATACAGACATCACAGATACCCTCAATCATAATGGCTTTGCTTGGGATGGAATTCACCAAACAATGACAGCTGATGATGATGTTTGGGAAGCTTATATCAAG GATCATCCAGATGCAGTTACATACAGAGATAAGATCTTGGGTGATTATTGTGATTTGTGCTTGATTTATGGTAATGAAAGTCAGCATGGTAGATCAAGTTATTTCGATGTAAAAATGGAGATCAACACCGACACCCTGGGGATGGGGATTTACGATATAATTGGAGATACACAATCTCCAATTACGGAGTTTGAAATATCTCATCTGAGAAGAAAGCGAAAATCTACTTCTTCATCAACCTCAGGATGTATCCAAAAAAGTTCGGATAACCATCAAGAAAGAGACACAAGAGGCAGTTGA
- the LOC126717122 gene encoding L10-interacting MYB domain-containing protein-like isoform X1, which yields MDCYLIDVMLEEVHKGKKIDYTFNNQAWIDMFMLFRERFSLQHDKDFLKSRYRSLEKQYFDMKNLLEQRRFSWDETQQMVTAFDDVWDAYVKEHPDAKPYRIMPISNYNDLCLIYGNPASDEWCNEVRQDLGCNGFEFFEGARLNNNYHQRTDWTPSMDRYFIDLMLEQVRNGSMVDQKFNKLAWSDMIAKFSAEFGSQHDKDVLKSRFMNLRKRFNDMKTLLDQSGFSWNEMQQIICAEDDVWDAYVKVHPDARTYRNRTLPNVNNLFLIYGNDNTGQRQNYSGHSMDAEDYELGVNIVVGEENYQSPANNDPLRINWTREMDRYFIDLMLEQLHRGNKIGRTYNAQAWTWMNATFSKKFGFLCGKNVLEDQYWSLRKEYTDITDTLNHNGFAWDGIHQTMTADDDVWEAYIKDHPDAVTYRDKILGDYCDLCLIYGNESQHGRSSYFDVKMEINTDTLGMGIYDIIGDTQSPITEFEISHLRRKRKSTSSSTSGCIQKSSDNHQERDTRGS from the exons ATGGACTGTTATCTCATAGATGTAATGCTAGAGGAAGTGCATAAGGGGAAGAAGATTGATTACACTTTCAACAATCAAGCATGGATAGATATGTTTATGTTGTTCAGGGAACGATTCTCATTACAACATGACAAAGATTTTCTGAAAAGTCGTTATAGAAGTTTGGAAAAGCAGTACTTTGATATGAAAAATCTTCTTGAACAGAGACGATTTTCATGGGATGAAACACAGCAAATGGTCACAGCTTTTGATGATGTTTGGGATGCATATGTGAAG GAACACCCAGATGCAAAACCATACCGAATTATGCCGATATCAAATTATAATGACTTGTGCTTGATTTATGGAAATCCAGCTTCTGATGAATGGTGTAATGAAGTGCGTCAAGATCTAGGATGTAACGGTTTTG AATTCTTTGAAGGTGCCAGACTTAACAATAACTATCACCAAAGAACTGATTGGACACCATCGATGGACCGATATTTTATTGATCTAATGTTAGAGCAAGTTCGCAATGGAAGTATGGTTGATCAAAAATTCAACAAGCTAGCTTGGAGTGATATGATTGCAAAGTTTAGTGCAGAATTTGGGTCTCAGCATGACAAAGATGTCCTAAAAAGTCGTTTTATGAACTTGAGGAAGCGGTTCAATGATATGAAAACTCTACTTGACCAGAGTGGTTTTTCTTGGAATGAAATGCAACAGATTATATGTGCTGAAGATGATGTCTGGGATGCTTATGTTAAG GTACATCCTGATGCAAGAACATACCGCAATAGAACTCTCCCAAATGTCAacaatttgtttttgatatatggAAATGACAACACTGGGCAAAGGCAAAATTACTCTGGTCACTCTATGGATGCTGAGGACTATGAGCTGGGAGTAAAtattg TTGTAGGTGAAGAGAATTACCAGTCCCCTGCTAATAATGATCCTCTGAGGATAAATTGGACAAGGGAAATGGACCGTTATTTTATTGACCTTATGTTAGAACAGTTGCACAGAGGGAATAAGATTGGTCGTACGTACAATGCTCAAGCTTGGACCTGGATGAATGCAacatttagtaaaaaatttggaTTCCTTTGTGGTAAAAATGTACTAGAAGATCAGTATTGGAGCTTGAGGAAAGAGTATACAGACATCACAGATACCCTCAATCATAATGGCTTTGCTTGGGATGGAATTCACCAAACAATGACAGCTGATGATGATGTTTGGGAAGCTTATATCAAG GATCATCCAGATGCAGTTACATACAGAGATAAGATCTTGGGTGATTATTGTGATTTGTGCTTGATTTATGGTAATGAAAGTCAGCATGGTAGATCAAGTTATTTCGATGTAAAAATGGAGATCAACACCGACACCCTGGGGATGGGGATTTACGATATAATTGGAGATACACAATCTCCAATTACGGAGTTTGAAATATCTCATCTGAGAAGAAAGCGAAAATCTACTTCTTCATCAACCTCAGGATGTATCCAAAAAAGTTCGGATAACCATCAAGAAAGAGACACAAGAGGCAGTTGA
- the LOC126717122 gene encoding L10-interacting MYB domain-containing protein-like isoform X4, with protein MPISNYNDLCLIYGNPASDEWCNEVRQDLGCNGFEFFEGARLNNNYHQRTDWTPSMDRYFIDLMLEQVRNGSMVDQKFNKLAWSDMIAKFSAEFGSQHDKDVLKSRFMNLRKRFNDMKTLLDQSGFSWNEMQQIICAEDDVWDAYVKVHPDARTYRNRTLPNVNNLFLIYGNDNTGQRQNYSGHSMDAEDYELGVNIVVGEENYQSPANNDPLRINWTREMDRYFIDLMLEQLHRGNKIGRTYNAQAWTWMNATFSKKFGFLCGKNVLEDQYWSLRKEYTDITDTLNHNGFAWDGIHQTMTADDDVWEAYIKDHPDAVTYRDKILGDYCDLCLIYGNESQHGRSSYFDVKMEINTDTLGMGIYDIIGDTQSPITEFEISHLRRKRKSTSSSTSGCIQKSSDNHQERDTRGS; from the exons ATGCCGATATCAAATTATAATGACTTGTGCTTGATTTATGGAAATCCAGCTTCTGATGAATGGTGTAATGAAGTGCGTCAAGATCTAGGATGTAACGGTTTTG AATTCTTTGAAGGTGCCAGACTTAACAATAACTATCACCAAAGAACTGATTGGACACCATCGATGGACCGATATTTTATTGATCTAATGTTAGAGCAAGTTCGCAATGGAAGTATGGTTGATCAAAAATTCAACAAGCTAGCTTGGAGTGATATGATTGCAAAGTTTAGTGCAGAATTTGGGTCTCAGCATGACAAAGATGTCCTAAAAAGTCGTTTTATGAACTTGAGGAAGCGGTTCAATGATATGAAAACTCTACTTGACCAGAGTGGTTTTTCTTGGAATGAAATGCAACAGATTATATGTGCTGAAGATGATGTCTGGGATGCTTATGTTAAG GTACATCCTGATGCAAGAACATACCGCAATAGAACTCTCCCAAATGTCAacaatttgtttttgatatatggAAATGACAACACTGGGCAAAGGCAAAATTACTCTGGTCACTCTATGGATGCTGAGGACTATGAGCTGGGAGTAAAtattg TTGTAGGTGAAGAGAATTACCAGTCCCCTGCTAATAATGATCCTCTGAGGATAAATTGGACAAGGGAAATGGACCGTTATTTTATTGACCTTATGTTAGAACAGTTGCACAGAGGGAATAAGATTGGTCGTACGTACAATGCTCAAGCTTGGACCTGGATGAATGCAacatttagtaaaaaatttggaTTCCTTTGTGGTAAAAATGTACTAGAAGATCAGTATTGGAGCTTGAGGAAAGAGTATACAGACATCACAGATACCCTCAATCATAATGGCTTTGCTTGGGATGGAATTCACCAAACAATGACAGCTGATGATGATGTTTGGGAAGCTTATATCAAG GATCATCCAGATGCAGTTACATACAGAGATAAGATCTTGGGTGATTATTGTGATTTGTGCTTGATTTATGGTAATGAAAGTCAGCATGGTAGATCAAGTTATTTCGATGTAAAAATGGAGATCAACACCGACACCCTGGGGATGGGGATTTACGATATAATTGGAGATACACAATCTCCAATTACGGAGTTTGAAATATCTCATCTGAGAAGAAAGCGAAAATCTACTTCTTCATCAACCTCAGGATGTATCCAAAAAAGTTCGGATAACCATCAAGAAAGAGACACAAGAGGCAGTTGA